In one Brassica oleracea var. oleracea cultivar TO1000 chromosome C9, BOL, whole genome shotgun sequence genomic region, the following are encoded:
- the LOC106316936 gene encoding transcription factor UNE10-like, whose amino-acid sequence MSQRVPYCHIDETPAATVGSTKAAYIPMLDYEVAELTWENGQLGWNSLGPTQVPASSKNLRSAGGTLESIVDQATRFPNPKPTDELVPWFHHRSSRAGLDALVPEQQSQPATHVGSCSNGHPMAGGKRARVASEWSTGGSQNLTFETYGFTSTSLDDNSSSGGKPCTKTTTVYEHDPVCHSRRQKRRDKINQRMKTLQKLVPNSSKTDKASMLDEVIEYLKQLQAQVSMMCRMNLPSMMLPMAMQQQQQLQLSLMSGSMGLGLGMGMTGLGLLGLNSMNRAAATAPNIHTNMMPNPFVPMTSLSWDASSSTDTLFQSPLTHDPMPAFLSCSSQQTTMEAYSRMAALYQQMQQQIPPPSNPK is encoded by the exons ATGAGCCAGCGTGTTCCATACTGCCACATCGATGAGACTCCGGCGGCCACCGTCGGCTCCACAAAAGCTGCATATATCCCCAT GCTAGACTACGAGGTAGCCGAGCTGACGTGGGAAAACGGACAACTGGGGTGGAACAGCTTAGGTCCAACGCAAGTGCCTGCTTCATCGAAGAATTTAAGAAGCGCCGGTGGAACATTGGAGTCAATAGTAGACCAAGCTACTCGCTTTCCTAACCCTAAGCCCACCGATGAGCTCGTCCCATGGTTCCACCACCGCTCTTCCAGGGCCGGCTTGGATGCGCTTGTCCCCGAGCAGCAGAGCCAGCCAGCCACCCACGTGGGCTCGTGTAGCAATGGTCATCCCATGGCTGGTGGAAAACGAGCCAGAGTGGCCTCAGAGTGGAGCACCGGCGGGAGCCAAAACCTAACCTTTGAAACTTACGGTTTCACCTCAACATCGCTGGATGATAATTCCAGCTCCGGCGGGAAGCCTTGCACCAAAACCACGACCGTTTACGAGCATGACCCCGTCTGCCACAGTCGCCGACAG AAGAGGAGAGATAAGATCAATCAAAGGATGAAGACTTTGCAGAAACTGGTTCCAAATTCCAGCAAG ACGGATAAAGCGTCGATGTTGGATGAAGTGATAGAGTACTTGAAGCAACTTCAAGCACAAGTGAGCATGATGTGCAGAATGAACCTGCCTTCCATGATGCTTCCCATGGCCATGCAGCAGCAGCAACAACTTCAACTCTCTCTCATGTCCGGTTCCATGGGTTTAGGGCTTGGCATGGGGATGACCGGTCTAGGTCTTCTCGGTCTTAATTCTATGAACCGAGCTGCTGCAACGGCTCCTAATATCCATACCAACATGATGCCGAACCCATTTGTTCCCATGACTTCTCTATCGTGGGATGCCTCCTCTTCTACCGACACTCTATTTCAGTCTCCGCTTACCCACGATCCTATGCCAGCCTTTCTTTCATGTTCCTCGCAG CAAACGACGATGGAAGCATATAGCAGGATGGCGGCATTATATCAGCAAATGCAGCAACAGATACCTCCTCCTTCAAATCCAAAATGA
- the LOC106314036 gene encoding uncharacterized protein LOC106314036, protein MNRGYFADMKEFKEHGGSEVNAESLVVLKVSLVCLSFRACSQEMISSWSKPFLESQFLILRQLTSCTWRGEVVYPTCNADGEPRFYKENQMMKCSACYGRGLNALKDGSDSM, encoded by the exons ATGAATCGGGGGTACTTTGCTGATATGAAAGAGTTTAAGGAACATGGTG GCAGTGAGGTTAACGCAGAGAGTTTGGTTGTTCTTAAGGTATCATTGGTGTGTCTGTCTTTCCGAGCATGCTCCCAG GAAATGATCAGTTCCTGGAGCAAGCCATTTCTTGAGTCTCAGTTCCTCATTCTGAGACAGTTGACAA GTTGCACATGGAGAGGAGAAGTTGTCTATCCAACGTGCAATGCTGATGGCGAGCCAAGATTTTACAAGGAAAATCAGATGATGAAGTGTTCTGCTTGTTATGGAAGAGGTTTGAATGCTCTTAAAGATGGATCCGATTCAATGTAA